Part of the Paenibacillus aurantius genome, GTGCTCCGGACCACGCCCGGCCTGTATCCGGACCCGCTATTTCCGATCGATGCACAGGAAGGGGTAACCGGTACCCATTATCAATGGCGGTCCGTCTGGGTAACGGTGGAGGTGGACGACGATGCGGAGGCGGGTCTGTATCCCATCACCGTCCGTTTTGCAGATAAAATGGGGGAACCGCTCGCCGAGGAGTGCTTTGAGCTGCAGGTGATGGACGCGGCGCTTCCCGATCAAACCCTGATTCACACCGAATGGTTCCATTGCGATTGTCTGGCTCACTATTACGGGGTGGAAGTATTTAGCGAGGCGCATTGGCAGCTCATGGAACGGTATGTGGAGACGGCCGTCCGTCACGGCATCAACATGATCCTAACGCCTCTGTTTACCCCTCCGCTTGATACCCAGGAGGGAGGGGAGCGCTTAACTGTGCAGCTTGTGGATGTAAAAAAGGAAGGAGCGGCCTACCGGTTTGATTTTACCCGGCTTGGACGCTGGATCGATATGGGTCAACGGGCGGGAATCCGTTATTTTGAATTTTCACACTTGTTTACCCAGTGGGGAGCGAAGCACGCCCCGAAGATTATGGCCGAAGAGGAAGGCGAATACCGGCGTATTTTCGGATGGGATACGGATGCGACGGGAGAAGCCTACAAAAGCTTTCTGGGTCAATTTCTCCCCGCACTCGTCGCTTATCTTCGGGAGCAGAAGGTGGAGAAGCGGAGCTATTTTCATATCTCGGACGAACCGTTTCTGGAGCATATGCCCTGGTACCGGAGCGCGAGCGAGTTGATGCAGGCCCACTTAGGAGATTTTCCAATCATCGATGCCCTTACCAATTATGAATATTATGAGCAGGGACTGGTGAAACGGCCGATCCCGACTAATGATCACGTCGAACTCTTCCTGGAACGTGGGGTTCCGGAGCTTTGGACTTATTATGCCTGCGTTCAATACCGGAAGGTCTCCAACCGTTTCTTCCATATGCCGTCGGCGCGCAACCGCATTATTGGCATCCAGCTGTACAAATTCCAAATCGCCGGTTTCCTGCATTGGGGCTATAACTTCTGGAACTCGCAGTATTCGTTAAAACCGATCGATCCTTACCGCGTTACGGATGCGGGCCGCAGCTTTCCATCGGGGGATGCTTTCCTCGTTTACCCGGGCGAGGACGGCTTCCCCGTCGAATCGATCCGTATGGAGGTCTTCTTCGAAGCCCTGCAGGATATGAGGGCGCTTCAACTGCTGGAAAGCTTGATTGGGCGTGAGCAGGTGGTAGCGATGATCGATGAAGGGCTGCCGGAGGCGTTAACCTTCAGCCAATACCCGAAGGATGCCCAATGGCTGCTGGAATTCAGGGAGTCGGTCAATACGGCGATTCAATCCCATCTTCCCCGGCAGGCATGACAACGGCCCGGGATTCATTTGGGAACGGGTCGGAAAATAGGAAGCGGCGAACGCGGCAGCGTTCGACACGGCAGAGAGGCAAGGTGGTTAACGAATGCTAAAACAAGCTTTGCACCTGAACAGGGCATCGGTGCGTGTAGTCCTATCCAATCAAACCCTGGAGGTTGGTGCAGCGGAACGGACAAACGACGGGGCGGCGGTTTATCGGGCCGTCTCCCTCTCGGTTTCTTTGGAACCCGCCGGGGATGCCGGGGTCCTGGCCGTTTCGATACACAATGAAGGGCTGCAGGAGGTGGGCTTGCGCCGGGTCCTTTTGGAATGGCCGGCTTCCTTCTTCCAGTCCTCGCTGGATGCGCGCGACTATATCCAGCTCTATCATCCGCGGGATTTCATGAAGCTGTGCGGCATCCGTCCGGTGCACCGGCCGAATGACTGGTCCCGGCCTGCGGACGCCTCGGGCATGGTGAGCGTGCTCCGTCATCGGCAGACGGGCGATAGTATCCTTTTGGGGGCAGTTCCGCCTTATGGAGACTGCTTTGTCGACCTTCCTATTCTGCACGAAGAACCGCATCATGACGGGGCGTTCGGGTTCGGCTTTCATCTTCAGGCTCCCCGCACGGTTGGCCCTGGTCAGCGGGTAACGCTCGCCCACTTGATGGTGCTGCAGGGAGGAAACGGCATAGATCTGCTAAATCGGTATGCGGACGTCATCCGGACGCGCCTGAAGGATTTCAGCCCCCGCCCTGAACGGATCACCGGCTGGAACACTTGGGATTACTACTCGGGGGCGGTCCGTGCGGAGGATGTCGCCCGCAATGCGGCCAAAGCCCGGGAGCAATATGGCGACGCCCTTACGTACATCGTGATAGACGAAGGCTACGAGCGCCAGTGGGGAATATGGGAAGCCGGCTGGAAATTCGAAGAGGGCCTGTCCGCCGTCTGCGAGCAGATCCGGTCCAGCGGATACGAGCCCGGGATCTGGACGGCACCCCTCCTGGTGAATGTGTATACCCCTTTGTACCGGGAGCATCCCGATTGGTTCGCCGGAGACGAGCAGGGGAACGTCTACCTGGAAGACACGGCGTACGGTGTCATGGCCCAGCTGGATATCACCCATCCGGAAGTCGAAGCGCATATCCGAAGAACCTACGAGCACCTGCACTCCGCCGGATTTACTTACTTCAAATGCGACTTTGCCCAGCTGCTTCTCGGCGCTTCCACCTTCCATCGAAGCGATATGTCCCATGCGGGGATGATTCGCCGGCTGTTCGAGGTGATCCGGGAAACGATCGGAGCGGAAAGCTATCTGCTCGCTTGCGGCGCTCCGTACGAAGCCGTTATCGGCATCGCGGACGCCCATCGGACGACTGGCGACATTCACAACTACTGGAGTCATATCCGCCAGAACATCCGCTCCATGTTCGGGCGGGGGTGGATGCAGGGATCGATCGGGAACACGGATCCGGACACGGCCATTGTTCGGTGCAAGGAAACATCGGACGACAAACAGCCCAACCGCCGCTCGAAGAGGAAACCGTGGAGTGCCGGAGCCAATTGGACATCGGGCCGAAAAATGAGCCTAACGGAGGCCAAAACCCTCCTCTTGGCTTGTTACGTAACCGGAGGAGACCTCATTCTTGGGGATGCTCTGACGAAGCTCAATCCGCTTGGGACCGAACTGCTCGATTGTCTGCTCCGTGCCCCCATTCAGCGGGGCATGATCCCCCTCAACCTGTTCGAGCCCGACGGAGATGAATTGCCCATCGTCCTGACGGAGAGCGGGGTGCGGACCTTACTCGTGCTGTTCAATCTCGGCGACGATTACCGAACGCAAGCTATCCCTCCAGAATGTATGGCTAAGCCGCACGAATGGAAGGAATTCTGGTCCGGGCAAGACGTGCCGGCCCCTGCTTCCGGAGCGGTCGAGCTGGCTCCGCGGAGCGCGCTTGCGTGGTGGTTGGTGTGAGGGCCGGCGGCTCGTCATGAAGGGTTATTTTGCCTTGCTGGGAGCGGTATTGATCTGGGCCGTGTCCTATATCGTGATGAAAACGGCGACAACCGATTATCCCCAGCTGCTGTTCCAATTTTGGAGGTATGCGGCGGTGGCCATGGTCTATTTCCTTTGTTTTTATCGTTCGATTAAGGCCATATCCGGCTCACTCTGGAAAATGGGACTGATGCGCCTCGGTTTGGCTAACTTTGTCCTAGGCTTTTTCTCTATTTATGCCGTGCAATATACGACGCCAACGAGGGTAGTGGTGATCAACAGCCTGATCATCGGAGTCGTTCCTCTGCTCCGCTGGATTCATGAACGGTGCAGGCCCGCCCGTGGCGAAATCTGGTCAGTGGGCATCGCCCTAACCGCTGTAGCGCTGCTGGTCGGACCCGAGGACGGCGCCGTTCGGTTGGGGGACGGGTTGGCTTTCATCGGCATGCTCGGCAGTGCTTACTCCATCGTGCTAACGAGCCGGCTGCTTTCCCTCCATCGGGCGTCGGTCATTCAGGTTTCGTTCCTGGGCGTAGCCGGCTGTGCTGTCTATTTCACGTTGGCGGCGAGTATCTATGCCTGCTTCAACCCCGGCGGGTTTGCCCTGCCGAGCCTGCTGTCTCAGCCGGGGACGGTCGCCGGCATTCTTTACATGATCCTATTCGTATCGGTTGCGGCGAATTTGCTGCAGGTTTTCGGCCAACGCCGGCTTCCTCCGGTTACGGTGTCGATCTTGTTCTGTCTGGAGCCGGCCCTGACGGCCGTGTTGGACTATCTCGTGCTTGGCCATGCCTTGTCCATTAGGGTGATGATCAGTGGAGTCCTGCTGATCGCGGCGACGATTATCGCCACTGCCTACAGGAGAAGCGAGGTCAGGAAGAGAGGGAAGCCGGAAAACGGGGATTTGGCGTTTACGGATAGCATATGATCATTAGCCCAGCGGTTTACGTTCACCTAGTGAGCGTGAATCGCTGGGATTTTTGATCTTTATCAGCGTATAACGAAAATTATGTCCTCCGAGCGGATCTCAGGCGGTCTTCCTGGCCGTATCGCTTATCGGTTTGCTTGATTAACCGGTCATTAGCCATCTGCAGCATTTCCTTGCCCCCGTACCCTTGTTGTCTCGACAACTACAAGCGTACAGGAAGGTGATGCTCAGGCGGCCTGGACATCCGCCATGCTAACCAGTACGGGAAAATCGTAGAGCAAATGAAATACGCTTACGATCCGATCGGCAACCGGATCCGCTCCGAGCGCAGAAGCGACGGCAACGACGAGGACGATACGGACTCAACGGACCATGCCGATAGCGTGATTGCCGATTACGCATACGACGCTCTGAGCCGCCTGACTCAGGTGCAGCAGTACAAGGAAGGGACCATAGATCCAGCCGTCACGACGTATCAGTACGACAAGGCCGGCAATCGCTTGAACAAAACCAGCCTATGGGGCGGAGTCACCGACACCGAGGAGTACACGTACGATGCAGCCGACAAGCTGACCCATATTCAGAACGGCGACAATTACAAGGATTTCGCCTACGACCTGCGCGGCAACCTGCTGAGCATCACCGGTGTCACCGGCTTGGGTCTGTCCGTGCTGGAAGCGGCGGGACTCGATTCGGTGGATTCTCTTGTGTATGGAGACAAGACCGTTGAAAACGCGGTCTACCAGACGCTGCCGGACGAGGAAGAGGAGCCGTCAGGCCTTCCGGAACTGCTGGAGCAGTACACCTGGAACGGTGCGAACCGACTGGTGCAGCAGGTCAACGAGCAGGGCGACAGCAGCCGGTACGCTTACGACGGGGACGGGAACCGGGTGAGCATGATGCTGGACCTGGCGAACGGCCCGAAAAAGCGCGGCAACGGAAAAGGGAACGGCAACGCGGGCAGCGGCAATCCGAATCAAGACGGTGGTAAATGCCACACCGTCCCGCCGGGCTTTGTGCCCCCGGGCTTGGCTAAGAAGTGCGGACAGGTGGAAGAACCGTACCCGGACATGCACCCGGGCGGACCGCGGGAAGGCTGGGAATCCCAGTACAAGAAAAAGCACTGGGAGTTCCGCTATACCAACGATGTCAGCCTGGCGCTGCCGGAACCGCTGATGGCCACGGAAGCGGACGAAACGAAGTGGAAGGAAACGTACACATACGGAGCAGGCGGAGAGCGCCTGAGCATGACCTATTTGCCTGCGTACGATGCAAACAACGGCTGGGAACCGAGCCCGGGAGCGGGCGGAGCCGAACCCGGCGTCGCCCCGAGGACGCTGTTCTACCTGACGGATGCCCTGGGCAGCACGCTCGGGCTGATCGAGAAAGACGGCCGCGTTTCATCGCGTTACCACTACGACGAGTTCGGCACGCCGCTGGATGCGAAGAAGTTCGACATGAACTGGCCGGGGCCGGACAACCCATTCGGGTACACCGGGCTGGGGTACGATTACAACAGCGGGTTGACGTATGCGCGGGCGCGGTATTACAAGCCGGAGATCGGGCGGTTTATTAGTGAGGATACGTATAAGGGCAGTCTGTGGAACCCGCAGAGTCAGAATCTTTATGAGTATGTGCTCAATAATCCTCTACTTTATGTTGATCCATCGGGTAATGAATATGAACTACCAAGTGCAGATAGATTAAGAGAACTAGCTAAAGAGACGTGGTATATTAATTCTCTTAATTACTTTTTTAATACGTTACCGATAAATCAATTTAGTGGTTACGATAACTTACTTAATGGTAAACAACAATATAACTTGGAAATGCTTAAAAAGACATTTGCAGTTGCAGATAGTAGTATGCGTACAGTAATGGAAATACAAGGACTGGCCTTAAGGAGTGATGCTTGCAGTTACTTAGCAGATGGGTGTAAAAGTGGTTCAGCGTATTTTACTGAAAAAGGCCAAGGCTATCTTAATATTCATCATAATGTAGATGGGGAGATTAAGTCTTATGCAGTTGTCAGTCTAGATGATGGTCCAGTGCAATTCGAATGTAATTGTTTTACGGCAGGTACAAAGGTTAAGACTCTTGATGGAGAGAAGCCCATTGAGAAAATTGAAGTTGGCGATAAGGTACTTGCTAAAGATGATGCTACTGGCGAAATAGCATACAAAGAAGTAGTAGGGTTGTTCCAGAAACAAGCTGATCAAGTCTACTATATTCATATTGGTAATGAAATAATCGAGGTAACTGGAGAACACCCATTCTGGCAAGAGGGCAAGGGCTGGACGTTAGTTAAAGATTTAAAAGTTGGTGACTTGCTTGTAACAAGCGATGGACGTACACTTGGAATTGATCGGATTGAAAAAGAGGATAAACATTCAACGGTATATAACTTTGAAGTTGAGGATTTCAACTCATACTTTGTATCCAATCTGGGAATATGGGTTCATAATTGTGAGATAGGCACCTACACAATCACTTTCCAAAGTGGCATGGTCTATCACGGTATAGGCCCGAGAAGCCGTATGGAACAGTCAGCAAGGGAAAAGTTAAAAAATTATAATGACCCGGTTGCCACTAACGGTAAAGTGTTTACTCCGGCTGCTAATAGAAGGGAGGCCTTCATGGAAGAGGCAAGAAGGATACGAGCAAATGGTGGACCCGGAACTCAGTTCGGTAATTATAATAAGATTAATAGCCCAGGGAAGAAGATCTTAGAGGAAGAAGAGAGGAGAAGAAGGTAAAAGTGGATAATTATCGTGATGGTTATAAGTTTTCTACTGGCCCACTAAATAGAGACACTATTATTATTGAAGATAATCGAACTGAAGACTATGTAAATTACATTAAGGAAAAAAATATACAGTCGGTTTACCTTTGTAGTCCACACTACCGTAAAAATGATGTAAACATTCTTAGTGAGTTATCTAGCGTAAGAAAATTGAATATCAGAGCTCCAATTACAAATTTTGAGGGTCTATATGCTATAAGTGAAAATTTGCAGGATTTGAGCCTTAATACCCTTGAAAGAGATGTTGATTTATCTCGCTTTAGTCAGCTAGAGAAATTATCTATTGAGGATGGAAAGGAACACATTCTTAACTTGGAAAAATGCATTCATTTAAAGCAACTCTATTTACTTAAATATAAGCCGATTAGTAAGAATATCGAAGAACTAATATCACTTTCTAAATTAAACACATTGGTATTAACTCAATCATCTATTACATCGTTAAAGGGATGTGAAGGTTTAAAAAGTTTACGCAAATTGGGATTGAATTTTTTAAGCAAGCTTGAGGATATTGAAAGTCTCGAACTAGTCTTAGATACCCTTGAAGAGTTAGAAATAGAATCATGCAAAAGTATTAATTTTAAGATTATTGGGAAATTAAAAAACCTCAAAAGATTACTACTTATTAACTGCGGAGAATTATCAAGTATAAGCTTTATTAATTCTCTTGAGAAGCTTGAATTTTTTGTATTTACCAAGACTAACATAATAGATGGTGACCTATCTTACTGCCAAGGCATCAATTATGTAGCATTTGACAACAAGAAGCATTATTCACACAAAATGAAAGATTTCACAAAAAGAACCAACTAATACAATAATTAAAAACCACAATGCGACTAACCCTTGCGTTGTGGTTTCTTTTTGATGTTGCCCCCACGCACCATGCACCATTGATTTAGCAGCCGGGAGAGAACGAGGCCAAGTGAATTTCCCAAATGTGTGATGGGGTGCGGCAACTTATTCGAGAACATTCAGGCTTTACCGTTATTGGCTTGACTATCACATAACAAGCGGTTTATGTCCGATGTGAAAAATTCAAGAATCGTCCCCATGCTTATGTATGTCTGGTGTGATTCTAGCCTGTGGTGTCCGGTATCACCGGCTTGGGGCAGTCCGTCCTGGAAGCGGCGGGACTCGATTCGGTGGATTCCCTTGTGTATGGAGACAAGACCGTCGAAAACGCGGTCTACCAGACGCTACCGGACGAGGAAGAAGAGCCGTCAGGCCTTCCGGAGCTGCTGGAGCAGTACACATGGAACGGCGCGAACCGACTGGTGCAGCAGGTCAACGATCAGGGCGATAGCAGCCGGTACGCTTACGACGGGGACGGGAACCGGGTGAGCATGATGCTGGACCTGGCGAACGGCCCGAAAAAACGCGGCAACGGAAAAGGGAACGGCAACGCGGGCAGCGGCAACCCGAATCAGGGCGGCGGTAAATGCCACACCGTCCCGCCGGATTTTGTGCCCCCGGGCCTGGCCAAGAAGTGCGGACAGGTGGAAGAACCGTATCCGGACATGCACCCGGGCGGACCGCGGGAAGGCTGGGAACCCCAGTACAAGAAAAAGCACTGGGAATTCCGCTATACCAACGATGTCAGCCTGGCGCTGCCGGAACCGCTGATGGCCACGGAAGCGGACGAAACGAAGTGGAAGGAAACGTACACATACGGAGCAGGCGGAGAGCGCCTGAGCATGACCTATTTGCCTGCGTACGATGCAAACAACGGCTGGGAACCGAGCCCGGGAGCGGGCGGAGCCGAACCCGGCGTCGCCCCGAGGACGCTGTTCTACCTGACGGATGCCCTGGGCAGCACGCTCGGGCTGATCGAGAAAGACGGCCGCGTTTCATCGCGTTACCACTACGACGAGTTCGGCACGCCGCTGGATGCGAAGAAGTTCGACATGAACTGGCCGGGGCCGGACAACCCATTCGGGTACACCGGGCTGGGGTACGATTACAACAGCGGGTTGACGTATGCGCGGGCGCGGTATTACAAGCCGGAGATCGGGCGGTTTATTAGTGAGGATACGTATAAAGGCAACGTCGTTGAGCCGCAAAGTCAGAATCTTTATGGGTATGTGCAGAATAATCCGTTGAAGTATATCGATCCAAGTGGACATAAAATCATGGAAGATAGTGGTGGCGGAGGGGGCACTTCTGTCTTATCCCAATACACCATATCTTGGGGAACGGCAGCCAACGTGACCTTTGGAGCAGGATCGTATCTCTGGAACTATGCGATAGATGCTGCCACACAGTTTGCCAAAAAAGAAACGTATACGGGTATGTGGGAATTTACAAAAGCTGTGGTAAACGGGGATATTTCGGTTGTCGATATAATCGAAGGCATGGGGGAAGATTTCGCTCGGCCATTCCAGTATCTATACCAGAATTTTGATCGGATCTGGAGCAACCAGGGAACCTATCAGGAAGATTATGAGTATGGAGCTTACTTTGGAGAAGCGATCGCCAACATAGCGAGCCTGGCCGTAAGCTTTACGGGTGCCGGGACAACGGCCTTCGTGGCCAAAATCGTAGAAAAGGCGCCGGTTTTAGCAAAGGTCATGAAACTGGAAAGGGTAGCGAGCTGCAATTGTTTTACGGCAGGTACCAAGGTGCTTACAGACGAAGGGGAGAAGAATATCGAAGACGTTGAAGTCGGAGATAAGGTTCTTGCCAAGGATGAGAATAACCCTGAGGGAGAATTAGCCTACAAGGAAGTAACGGCTTTATACCGTAACCAACGTGATGATATTATTAAATTGCATGTTGGAGAGCAGGTCATCGAGACGACCGACAACCATCCGTTTTGGGTGGAAGGCAAAGGGTGGGTCTTCGCCGATGAACTTCAAGTGGGGGACAAGCTCCAAAAAGCTGACGGAAGTAACCTGACGATTGAGAAGGTTGAGTTTGTTAAACTGGATGAGCCAGTAACGGTTTACAACTTTACCGTTGCTGACTTCCATACGTATTATGTAACGGATTTGGGCATTTGGGTGCATAATACGAATTGTCCTGACTTTTCTAGTTTAAGGTCAAAGGGAGACCCATATCAGAATCATAAAGTAGTCACTGGAAGGACTTTAGATCCTAAAGGTGAACCCAATACCTCGGTAGACTTATATAATAAAGATGGTGTTCTAACACAAAGAAGATATTATGGGCCTGATGGAAAAGCACAACTAGATATCGATTATGACCATTCAAACGCTGATGGAACTCATACTTTCCCTCATAGACATGAATGGGATTGGACACAGAAGAATCCACGGCAATAGTGATGTAATTAGGAGGTTGCATAAGTGTCAAATATTCACGATAATGAGATAATTTCTTATGAAGTTGATTTGAGGAAACACAAAATAATACTTCACACTATTCAATATCGGGATTCAGCATGTACTAAATTAATCTTTAGTGATGTGTTAGCACATTTGTTTGAAACTCATCTTGAAGGTAGCATTATTCTAGATGTTGAGGAATATGAATTAAGCCATTTTATTCAAGATAATCGTGAATTATTGGAGAAACAAAAGAATTCATGCTGGCCAATTGACTACGGAAACTTTGAAGAACTAACGGAAAAACTGATAAAAGAACAGTATGCATATTACGTCATTTCCTCTTCATACGGGTTAAACGGGTGGATACTAGCTAAAGAATATGAAATTATTTAATGACGAAGGCCTTGGGGCGAAATCCTCAAGGTCTTTCTTTACCCCACCCCGTGCCGAATGGATCGGACGGCAAGTACCGATGAGATGAGTCTGTCAAGAAAAGTGTGTAACCTCTAAAAGAACAATCTAGCAAAAGGTAGAGCCGCGGCTTGACATGGAACCTCGGCGGGCACGCTGTTCTCACGAAACGCCGAGCCAAGGAAGGGCTCATTGATCCCGCCGTCACGACGTATCAGTGCTGGCAATCACTTGAACATAGCCAGCCTATGGGGCGGAATCATCGCGCGAACCGACTGGTGCAGCAGGTCAACGATCAGGGCGATAGCAGCCGGTATGCCTACGACGGGGACGGGAACCGGGTGAGCATGATGCTGGACCTGGCGAACGGCCCGAAAAAGCGCGGCAACGGAAAAGGGAACGGCAACGCGGGCAGCGGCAATCCGAATCAGGGCGGCGGCAAATGCCACACCGTCCCGCCGGGCTTTGTGCCCCCGGGCCTGGCCAAGAAGTGCGGACAGGTGGAAGAACCGTATCCGGACATGCATCCGGGCGGACCGCGGGAGGGCTGGGAATCCCAGTACAAGAAAAAGCACTGGGAATTTCGCTATACCAACGATGTCAGCCTGGCGCTGCCGGAACCGTTGATGGCCACGGAAGCGGACGAAACGAAGTGGAAGGAAACGTACACATACGGAGCAGGCGGAGAGCGCCTGAGCATGACCTATTTGCCTGCGTACGATGCAAACAACGGCTGGGAACCGAGCCCGGGAGCGGGCGGAGCCGAACCCGGCGTCGCCCCGAGGACGCTGTTCTACCTGACGGATGCCCTGGGCAGCACGCTTGGGCTGATCGC contains:
- a CDS encoding leucine-rich repeat domain-containing protein, whose product is MDNYRDGYKFSTGPLNRDTIIIEDNRTEDYVNYIKEKNIQSVYLCSPHYRKNDVNILSELSSVRKLNIRAPITNFEGLYAISENLQDLSLNTLERDVDLSRFSQLEKLSIEDGKEHILNLEKCIHLKQLYLLKYKPISKNIEELISLSKLNTLVLTQSSITSLKGCEGLKSLRKLGLNFLSKLEDIESLELVLDTLEELEIESCKSINFKIIGKLKNLKRLLLINCGELSSISFINSLEKLEFFVFTKTNIIDGDLSYCQGINYVAFDNKKHYSHKMKDFTKRTN
- a CDS encoding DUF4091 domain-containing protein, with amino-acid sequence MPEPMDRLETRCLTSLEKVFPDEELQAGSVTRGSMLRGEVYAFQVAYRTQQLKKNISVSVDSALPGRITLRSVGLAPSELPCQRGHDENVLRTTPGLYPDPLFPIDAQEGVTGTHYQWRSVWVTVEVDDDAEAGLYPITVRFADKMGEPLAEECFELQVMDAALPDQTLIHTEWFHCDCLAHYYGVEVFSEAHWQLMERYVETAVRHGINMILTPLFTPPLDTQEGGERLTVQLVDVKKEGAAYRFDFTRLGRWIDMGQRAGIRYFEFSHLFTQWGAKHAPKIMAEEEGEYRRIFGWDTDATGEAYKSFLGQFLPALVAYLREQKVEKRSYFHISDEPFLEHMPWYRSASELMQAHLGDFPIIDALTNYEYYEQGLVKRPIPTNDHVELFLERGVPELWTYYACVQYRKVSNRFFHMPSARNRIIGIQLYKFQIAGFLHWGYNFWNSQYSLKPIDPYRVTDAGRSFPSGDAFLVYPGEDGFPVESIRMEVFFEALQDMRALQLLESLIGREQVVAMIDEGLPEALTFSQYPKDAQWLLEFRESVNTAIQSHLPRQA
- a CDS encoding polymorphic toxin-type HINT domain-containing protein, with protein sequence MKYAYDPIGNRIRSERRSDGNDEDDTDSTDHADSVIADYAYDALSRLTQVQQYKEGTIDPAVTTYQYDKAGNRLNKTSLWGGVTDTEEYTYDAADKLTHIQNGDNYKDFAYDLRGNLLSITGVTGLGLSVLEAAGLDSVDSLVYGDKTVENAVYQTLPDEEEEPSGLPELLEQYTWNGANRLVQQVNEQGDSSRYAYDGDGNRVSMMLDLANGPKKRGNGKGNGNAGSGNPNQDGGKCHTVPPGFVPPGLAKKCGQVEEPYPDMHPGGPREGWESQYKKKHWEFRYTNDVSLALPEPLMATEADETKWKETYTYGAGGERLSMTYLPAYDANNGWEPSPGAGGAEPGVAPRTLFYLTDALGSTLGLIEKDGRVSSRYHYDEFGTPLDAKKFDMNWPGPDNPFGYTGLGYDYNSGLTYARARYYKPEIGRFISEDTYKGSLWNPQSQNLYEYVLNNPLLYVDPSGNEYELPSADRLRELAKETWYINSLNYFFNTLPINQFSGYDNLLNGKQQYNLEMLKKTFAVADSSMRTVMEIQGLALRSDACSYLADGCKSGSAYFTEKGQGYLNIHHNVDGEIKSYAVVSLDDGPVQFECNCFTAGTKVKTLDGEKPIEKIEVGDKVLAKDDATGEIAYKEVVGLFQKQADQVYYIHIGNEIIEVTGEHPFWQEGKGWTLVKDLKVGDLLVTSDGRTLGIDRIEKEDKHSTVYNFEVEDFNSYFVSNLGIWVHNCEIGTYTITFQSGMVYHGIGPRSRMEQSAREKLKNYNDPVATNGKVFTPAANRREAFMEEARRIRANGGPGTQFGNYNKINSPGKKILEEEERRRR
- a CDS encoding DMT family transporter, which produces MKGYFALLGAVLIWAVSYIVMKTATTDYPQLLFQFWRYAAVAMVYFLCFYRSIKAISGSLWKMGLMRLGLANFVLGFFSIYAVQYTTPTRVVVINSLIIGVVPLLRWIHERCRPARGEIWSVGIALTAVALLVGPEDGAVRLGDGLAFIGMLGSAYSIVLTSRLLSLHRASVIQVSFLGVAGCAVYFTLAASIYACFNPGGFALPSLLSQPGTVAGILYMILFVSVAANLLQVFGQRRLPPVTVSILFCLEPALTAVLDYLVLGHALSIRVMISGVLLIAATIIATAYRRSEVRKRGKPENGDLAFTDSI
- a CDS encoding alpha-galactosidase, with product MLKQALHLNRASVRVVLSNQTLEVGAAERTNDGAAVYRAVSLSVSLEPAGDAGVLAVSIHNEGLQEVGLRRVLLEWPASFFQSSLDARDYIQLYHPRDFMKLCGIRPVHRPNDWSRPADASGMVSVLRHRQTGDSILLGAVPPYGDCFVDLPILHEEPHHDGAFGFGFHLQAPRTVGPGQRVTLAHLMVLQGGNGIDLLNRYADVIRTRLKDFSPRPERITGWNTWDYYSGAVRAEDVARNAAKAREQYGDALTYIVIDEGYERQWGIWEAGWKFEEGLSAVCEQIRSSGYEPGIWTAPLLVNVYTPLYREHPDWFAGDEQGNVYLEDTAYGVMAQLDITHPEVEAHIRRTYEHLHSAGFTYFKCDFAQLLLGASTFHRSDMSHAGMIRRLFEVIRETIGAESYLLACGAPYEAVIGIADAHRTTGDIHNYWSHIRQNIRSMFGRGWMQGSIGNTDPDTAIVRCKETSDDKQPNRRSKRKPWSAGANWTSGRKMSLTEAKTLLLACYVTGGDLILGDALTKLNPLGTELLDCLLRAPIQRGMIPLNLFEPDGDELPIVLTESGVRTLLVLFNLGDDYRTQAIPPECMAKPHEWKEFWSGQDVPAPASGAVELAPRSALAWWLV
- a CDS encoding polymorphic toxin-type HINT domain-containing protein; translated protein: MSGITGLGQSVLEAAGLDSVDSLVYGDKTVENAVYQTLPDEEEEPSGLPELLEQYTWNGANRLVQQVNDQGDSSRYAYDGDGNRVSMMLDLANGPKKRGNGKGNGNAGSGNPNQGGGKCHTVPPDFVPPGLAKKCGQVEEPYPDMHPGGPREGWEPQYKKKHWEFRYTNDVSLALPEPLMATEADETKWKETYTYGAGGERLSMTYLPAYDANNGWEPSPGAGGAEPGVAPRTLFYLTDALGSTLGLIEKDGRVSSRYHYDEFGTPLDAKKFDMNWPGPDNPFGYTGLGYDYNSGLTYARARYYKPEIGRFISEDTYKGNVVEPQSQNLYGYVQNNPLKYIDPSGHKIMEDSGGGGGTSVLSQYTISWGTAANVTFGAGSYLWNYAIDAATQFAKKETYTGMWEFTKAVVNGDISVVDIIEGMGEDFARPFQYLYQNFDRIWSNQGTYQEDYEYGAYFGEAIANIASLAVSFTGAGTTAFVAKIVEKAPVLAKVMKLERVASCNCFTAGTKVLTDEGEKNIEDVEVGDKVLAKDENNPEGELAYKEVTALYRNQRDDIIKLHVGEQVIETTDNHPFWVEGKGWVFADELQVGDKLQKADGSNLTIEKVEFVKLDEPVTVYNFTVADFHTYYVTDLGIWVHNTNCPDFSSLRSKGDPYQNHKVVTGRTLDPKGEPNTSVDLYNKDGVLTQRRYYGPDGKAQLDIDYDHSNADGTHTFPHRHEWDWTQKNPRQ